In Actinomycetota bacterium, the genomic stretch GGTGCGGCCGCCGCGCCGCTGGGCGGCCACGATGGTGGAGCCGGCCTTGGTGGTGTAGCCGGTCTTGACCCCGAGGGCGCCGGGGTCGCGGCCCTGGCCGACGAAGTGGTTGTGGTTGCCGAGCACCGTCTTGCGGCCGCCCGGCCAGGTGTAGGGCGCGACCCGCGACCTGGCCAGCTTGGCCAGCACCGGCCGCTCCAGCAGGGCCCGGCCGAGGACGGCCAGGTCGGCGGCGCTGGCCCGGTGACCGGGGACGTCCAGGCCCGACGGGTCGAGCCAGGTCGAGTCGGTGCAGCCCAGCTCGGCCGCCTTGTCCTGCATGGCCCGGAGGAAGCCGGCCCGGCCCCCGTCCGGCCAGGCCGCGGCCAGGGTCTCGGCGGCGTCGTTGGCCGAGACGAGCATCAGGGTGGTGAGCAGCTGGTCGCGCCGGATCAGCCAGCCGGTCCGGTAGCCGAAGCGGGTGCCGTCGACCCGCTCGGCCGCCTCCGGGACCCGGAACACCTTCCGGGCCGGGTAGTGGTCGGCGGCCACGATGGCGGTGAGGATCTTGGTCGTGGAGGCGACCAGGACCGGCCGATGGGCCTGGCGCTGCCACAGCACGGCCCCGGTGGCGGCGTCCATGACCACACCCGTCTTCGCCTCGACCCGAGGCGCGGGCGAGGCGGCGGGCGTCGCCGTCCATGCCACGACCAGGGCGAGCGCCAGGACCAGCAACGGCAACCATCGTTGGCGGGTGCGCACGCCGGTAGGCTGCACGAACCCGTGGAAGAAGTGCAACACCCTCGACCCGGACGGCGGGCGGCGGGGGCGCCGCCGCCTGGGTGATCGCCGGGAGCTCGACACCGGTCCTTCGACCGGCGCGAGGCTCCGGTTGCGAGGGCACCGGGGCGCCGGCCCTTCGACCGGTTTCCGCGGCACCCTGCGGCGATATCTTCAAGGGTGACACAACCTCGCCAGGTTCGCCCATGAGCTTGATTGTCCAGGTCCCCCCCGTTAGGAGCCGCGCGTGCTGACCGTCTTCTCCGACCTCCACTGCCCCTGGGCGTACCTTTTCTCCATCCGCCTGCGCCGGGCCCGCGAGGGGGTCGGCCGGCCGCCGGTGGCCTGGCGCTGCTGGCCGCTGGAGCTCGTCAACGAGCGCGGCACCCCGTGGGCCACCCTGAGCCAGGAGATCCCGGTGCTCACCCAGCTGGAGCCGGACCACTTCGCGCCGCCGAAGCGCGACACCTGGCCCTCGACCCTGCTGCCGGCCATGGAGGCCCTGAAGGTCGCCGGCGAGCTGGGCGGGGCCACGGCGGCCGACCGCTTCGACGAGGCCGCCCGCCGGGCCTTCTTCCTCGACAACCGCGACCTGTCGATCCGGCCCACCCTGGCCGACCTGGCCACCGAGGCCGGCCTGGACCGGGCCGCGTTCCTCGACGCCTTCGACGGCGGCGGCCACCGCCGCGCCGTGGTCGCCGACTGGCAGGAGGGCCGCCGCCGCGGCGTCGAGGGCTCCCCCCACGCCTTCCTGCCCGACGGCAGCGGCGTCTTCAACCCCGGCATCGGCAAGATCGACTGGGTCCGCGGCATCCCCGTCCCCCACGACGTCGACGAGGGCGCCATCACCCGCCTCCTCGACAAGGCCACCTCGGCCTGACCCTGGCCGAGGCCGAGGAGCGGGGCACCAATGGGCTGACCACGGGGCGCCCTGACCGGACGACAGGCTCCAACCAGTCGCTCCCGTCGAACGATCCCCGGAGAAATGCGACGAACCCGCCTGATCGGCGCCGGATTTTG encodes the following:
- a CDS encoding D-alanyl-D-alanine carboxypeptidase, whose amino-acid sequence is MLVLALALVVAWTATPAASPAPRVEAKTGVVMDAATGAVLWQRQAHRPVLVASTTKILTAIVAADHYPARKVFRVPEAAERVDGTRFGYRTGWLIRRDQLLTTLMLVSANDAAETLAAAWPDGGRAGFLRAMQDKAAELGCTDSTWLDPSGLDVPGHRASAADLAVLGRALLERPVLAKLARSRVAPYTWPGGRKTVLGNHNHFVGQGRDPGALGVKTGYTTKAGSTIVAAQRRGGRTLVAVVLGSQAMYDDVRALMGYGFKVKPQVGAELLGVRPQPAEEVTDATLPPAAERVTGRVSGTPSPLVERLGLRLLAAPLPMAAIAGLTCLLVGILALVWRRR
- a CDS encoding DsbA family protein; translated protein: MLTVFSDLHCPWAYLFSIRLRRAREGVGRPPVAWRCWPLELVNERGTPWATLSQEIPVLTQLEPDHFAPPKRDTWPSTLLPAMEALKVAGELGGATAADRFDEAARRAFFLDNRDLSIRPTLADLATEAGLDRAAFLDAFDGGGHRRAVVADWQEGRRRGVEGSPHAFLPDGSGVFNPGIGKIDWVRGIPVPHDVDEGAITRLLDKATSA